Proteins found in one Lentisphaera araneosa HTCC2155 genomic segment:
- a CDS encoding type II secretion system protein codes for MRCKRFTLIELLVVVAIIGILASLLLPTLGKARERGKSAVCLSNLKQVGVATFMYVMDNDTYFHKGHHKAPQSYEEYLGISTKMWECPSDKGNWANGGAVVPDGRTTYERRGSSYHWNENAAYDKDKSINNVTVPKDYVLTSSRSLMGSWGTGSNPANAPNNFMWHFPGTLKFPMLFADGHANFIYYGPVFDTIPAYFKYLNYSKGQYPFYCNDTF; via the coding sequence ATGAGATGCAAAAGATTCACTTTGATTGAACTTTTAGTGGTTGTGGCGATTATTGGGATTTTAGCCAGTTTACTTTTGCCAACATTGGGTAAGGCGCGTGAACGTGGTAAATCAGCAGTGTGCTTGAGCAACTTAAAACAGGTTGGAGTCGCCACTTTTATGTATGTAATGGATAATGACACTTATTTTCATAAAGGGCACCATAAGGCCCCACAGTCTTACGAAGAATATCTTGGGATCTCAACGAAAATGTGGGAATGTCCCTCAGATAAAGGGAATTGGGCCAATGGTGGTGCAGTGGTGCCAGATGGTAGAACCACTTATGAACGCAGGGGCAGTAGTTATCATTGGAATGAGAATGCCGCTTATGACAAAGACAAATCAATCAACAATGTAACGGTCCCTAAGGATTATGTTTTAACAAGTAGTAGGTCCCTAATGGGCTCGTGGGGTACAGGAAGTAACCCAGCGAATGCTCCTAATAATTTCATGTGGCACTTTCCGGGCACATTAAAATTCCCCATGCTCTTTGCCGATGGCCATGCGAACTTCATTTATTACGGTCCAGTTTTTGATACTATTCCAGCCTATTTTAAGTACCTTAACTATTCTAAAGGTCAGTATCCTTTTTATTGTAATGACACCTTCTAA
- a CDS encoding sulfatase family protein, which produces MVNKIVAALLMSLVGLANQVEAKDRPNIVWIVSEDNGARWLGAYGNPAKPTPTLDKMAAEGFLFTNTYASVPVCAPQRSTWITGINAISMGTQGMRSGFNVPDNIKFYPEIFREIAYYTSKGNDAKSDYNLRSPRNPNDTWNDPKKIVWENLKKNQPFIHVFNTHATHESRSFGGFNPEKDKVAKAQNLASYHPDLPGMHFVYDKYNKCLQKLDGEVAGWLKELEENGLAENTIVIYSSDHGGVLPRSKRYLYNSGTHCPLIVRIPQKFKHLYPAKQPGMKVDELVSFTDFPKTWLSLGGASAEQLKQMQGRVFLGSQKEAEPEYIFTFRNRMDDRMDMVRSVRDHKHLYIRNYMPFVPNGQFLPYTYNMEATRAWKQYFLDGKASKIESRFFGKDRASDEFYLYNEDYDNVKNVASAHQAEIKKMRQALREWQLKIFDSGFLSEYDMTKELRQHELTAYEYVRKPDLYPLAEYIDMADKSLEYDPSNIPLFVKSLDDKYIGKRHWSILGLLNLSFAGKLQADSKALAALESFVNREGESVLQQAYASWVLIREGKKSAGLAKIREIGKDKKYTRTMVNMLDWIDFNDIKPVAIEYFIKGEMGGVDATRVLASVLIEDGSPELAELTKQSESLRHKIKAKEGRIKKLKAGKEKKYSPERVQTEIKKAQAELDQYESERNEVLDKMRAFISQV; this is translated from the coding sequence ATGGTCAATAAAATTGTAGCTGCACTTCTCATGAGTTTAGTGGGGCTTGCTAATCAAGTTGAGGCTAAGGATAGACCCAATATCGTTTGGATAGTGAGTGAAGACAATGGCGCGCGTTGGTTAGGAGCCTATGGCAATCCAGCTAAACCAACTCCCACACTCGACAAAATGGCTGCGGAAGGTTTTCTGTTTACCAATACTTATGCGTCAGTACCTGTATGTGCTCCTCAGCGTTCTACTTGGATTACGGGGATCAATGCTATTTCAATGGGGACTCAAGGTATGCGCAGCGGCTTTAATGTTCCTGATAATATTAAATTTTATCCCGAAATTTTTCGAGAAATTGCTTATTATACCAGCAAGGGTAATGACGCTAAGAGTGATTACAATTTGCGTAGTCCGCGCAATCCAAACGATACCTGGAATGACCCCAAGAAAATTGTTTGGGAAAACTTAAAGAAAAATCAGCCTTTTATCCACGTTTTTAATACTCATGCGACGCACGAATCACGGTCTTTTGGCGGCTTTAATCCGGAAAAAGATAAAGTAGCGAAAGCGCAGAACTTAGCTTCTTATCATCCCGATCTTCCAGGGATGCATTTCGTCTATGACAAGTATAATAAGTGTTTGCAAAAATTAGATGGTGAAGTCGCGGGTTGGCTCAAAGAGCTAGAAGAAAACGGACTCGCGGAAAACACAATCGTCATTTATTCCTCTGACCATGGCGGTGTTTTACCTCGTTCAAAACGTTACCTCTACAATAGTGGAACTCATTGCCCCTTGATTGTGCGAATTCCGCAAAAATTTAAGCATCTCTACCCAGCTAAACAGCCAGGGATGAAAGTGGATGAACTCGTGAGTTTTACTGATTTTCCTAAGACTTGGTTGAGTTTGGGTGGAGCGAGTGCTGAACAGCTCAAACAAATGCAAGGGCGCGTTTTCTTAGGAAGTCAAAAAGAAGCTGAGCCCGAATACATTTTTACTTTTAGAAATCGCATGGATGATCGCATGGATATGGTGCGTTCCGTTCGCGATCATAAACACCTATATATTCGCAATTATATGCCCTTTGTCCCTAATGGCCAATTCTTGCCCTATACCTACAATATGGAAGCCACTAGGGCTTGGAAGCAATACTTTTTGGATGGCAAAGCGAGTAAGATTGAATCACGTTTCTTCGGCAAAGATCGAGCGAGCGATGAATTTTATCTTTACAATGAAGATTACGACAATGTGAAAAATGTCGCTTCCGCTCACCAAGCTGAGATTAAAAAAATGCGTCAGGCGCTACGTGAATGGCAACTGAAAATTTTCGATAGTGGCTTTTTATCAGAATATGATATGACTAAAGAGCTGAGACAGCATGAGCTCACTGCTTATGAATACGTGCGCAAACCCGATTTGTATCCCCTCGCGGAATATATTGACATGGCGGATAAATCGCTCGAATATGACCCCTCAAATATTCCTTTGTTTGTGAAGTCTTTAGACGATAAATATATCGGTAAACGTCATTGGTCGATCTTGGGTCTTTTGAACTTGAGTTTTGCAGGTAAGCTACAGGCTGACTCCAAAGCGCTTGCGGCGCTCGAGTCCTTTGTTAATCGCGAGGGTGAGTCCGTATTGCAACAGGCCTATGCGAGTTGGGTTCTTATTCGCGAGGGCAAAAAATCTGCGGGGCTCGCAAAAATTCGGGAAATAGGAAAGGACAAAAAATATACGAGAACGATGGTCAATATGCTGGATTGGATTGATTTCAACGATATAAAACCCGTGGCCATTGAGTACTTCATCAAAGGTGAAATGGGCGGGGTTGATGCTACTCGAGTTTTAGCCAGTGTTTTAATTGAAGATGGTTCACCAGAATTAGCGGAATTGACTAAGCAATCGGAAAGTCTTCGTCACAAAATTAAAGCTAAAGAGGGACGTATTAAAAAGCTTAAAGCAGGTAAAGAGAAGAAGTATTCGCCGGAACGCGTTCAAACAGAAATTAAAAAAGCGCAAGCTGAATTAGATCAATACGAATCCGAGCGCAATGAGGTCCTCGATAAAATGAGAGCTTTTATTAGCCAAGTATAA
- a CDS encoding sulfatase produces the protein MKSLFCLCLIFVTSLAAKDKMNVLFISADDLNCDIGPYGNTQVKTPNLDRLARMGTVFDRAYCQQPLCGPSRASIMSGLRPNTLGVWTLNSKLRGRIPNLVTMGEFFQKQGYYSGRVGKIYHYGNPTYIGTNGNDDEQTWTERFNPKGIDRTQEENIIRYPGGKTGKKGGLGISMAWWDPVSKDNEHTDGLVADRAIKMIEANKDKPFFIAAGFFNPHCPYVAPKKYFDMYDINDIELQELEEAKQELADVPAMAIQRDAGQRWPYFYKGLTRDEAKQCKLAYYATVSFIDAQVGRIFEALEKNNLMDKTIIVFWSDHGYFLGEKGLWFKRKAFERSARAPLLIAAPGLSKGQVCKSPVELLDIYPTLVEATGFQIPSELEGVSLSPLLKNAQTKWTKPAITQIHHGADKQGYSIRTKKWRYTEWNKGQAGKELYNHETDPEETINLATNPEHTQIVAQLSTELQKFSSSYIPGPQKAKKGKKNKKK, from the coding sequence ATGAAGTCTTTATTCTGCCTATGCCTCATTTTTGTCACTAGCCTTGCCGCTAAAGATAAAATGAATGTACTCTTTATCTCCGCCGATGACCTCAACTGTGATATTGGCCCTTATGGAAATACACAGGTGAAGACTCCCAACCTCGATCGACTAGCTAGAATGGGCACAGTTTTTGATCGCGCCTACTGCCAACAACCTCTGTGTGGTCCAAGTCGCGCTAGTATAATGTCTGGCTTACGCCCCAATACACTCGGTGTTTGGACTCTCAATAGTAAACTGCGCGGTCGCATCCCCAATCTCGTCACCATGGGAGAGTTCTTCCAAAAGCAGGGGTATTACTCTGGTCGAGTCGGCAAAATCTATCACTACGGCAATCCAACTTATATTGGCACCAATGGTAATGATGATGAGCAAACTTGGACTGAACGCTTCAACCCCAAAGGAATTGACCGCACACAGGAGGAAAATATCATCCGCTACCCCGGAGGAAAAACGGGTAAAAAAGGTGGCTTAGGCATTTCCATGGCTTGGTGGGACCCTGTTAGCAAAGATAATGAACACACCGATGGCCTCGTAGCGGATCGCGCCATCAAAATGATAGAAGCCAACAAAGATAAACCCTTCTTTATTGCCGCAGGTTTTTTCAACCCGCATTGTCCTTATGTCGCTCCTAAAAAATACTTCGACATGTATGACATCAATGATATTGAACTCCAAGAACTCGAAGAAGCCAAACAAGAACTCGCAGACGTCCCCGCCATGGCCATTCAACGCGATGCAGGCCAACGCTGGCCCTACTTCTATAAAGGACTCACACGTGACGAAGCCAAACAATGTAAACTTGCGTATTACGCAACCGTTTCTTTTATCGATGCTCAGGTCGGTCGCATTTTTGAGGCTCTCGAAAAAAATAATTTAATGGACAAGACGATTATCGTCTTTTGGTCCGACCATGGTTACTTCCTCGGTGAGAAGGGACTTTGGTTCAAGCGCAAAGCCTTTGAACGTTCAGCTCGTGCGCCCTTACTAATTGCAGCTCCTGGACTCAGTAAGGGACAAGTTTGCAAAAGCCCCGTCGAGTTACTCGACATTTATCCCACTCTCGTCGAAGCAACTGGTTTCCAAATCCCCAGTGAATTAGAAGGCGTCAGTTTGAGCCCCCTACTCAAAAATGCTCAAACGAAATGGACCAAGCCCGCCATAACTCAAATCCACCATGGCGCTGACAAGCAGGGCTATTCCATAAGAACCAAGAAATGGCGCTATACTGAATGGAACAAGGGCCAAGCCGGCAAAGAACTCTACAATCATGAAACTGACCCAGAAGAAACCATCAATCTAGCTACAAACCCCGAGCACACTCAAATTGTCGCTCAACTTAGTACAGAGCTTCAAAAGTTCAGTAGCTCCTATATTCCCGGACCACAGAAAGCTAAAAAAGGAAAGAAAAACAAGAAAAAATAA
- a CDS encoding PA14 domain-containing protein, with product MEIDFNCHGCGLQLAAPIEMAGLHVRCDHCDVKQEVPASSQEISFACGGCARSLSAPINYVGCKVRCDHCETKMLVPKAGDEARIIEETKIHVASHPTPLDPVDVHSPEPEQEIDLENIMDREEVSHLDTEDDLEVEDEWVEETLSKRAQNALKNQKSRSPLPIILVLIFLLGGGAFFAYNSMDKSGDSLSQTNEVNLDAPVELGPVKEPEELNQNLEVSEPLSQNNIEIVDRMVQMPKPLVMRDWLEVSQKYYQYIMRPGYELDGHLLMQVQPRGKNPGQFAISANYLQSRAGKKAWDCEFYDNMEFAGTASVSRLDEDVNFNWKHGKPLDEIAHDRFTVRWSTTLQVPESRTYKFFLKSDDGSRLSIDGKQVMGKLDGLVKTSHQAQLEKGKEYKLVVEYKEVSGDAYVYLNWDYQSAEEFEEMKRNTTFDLRMPSYRHSKPGGEIFTNVSSVVGAKMVGLDPVKLVGFDILKSVKLWFDEKHGLYRHGPGQKSPELHSGIYGYWSSVYGVMLADLFPEDPDFLNQVKASTNAFLTIAKGLGCPDNPNFDTLGFNFETNGPGGRKEPMNRYGNSPIVAWMNLLGYQLQGNEEMLECARSAMRYYTENPGRYELTHVMAPYVASKLNAEHGDQFDLALIYDVWFGGGGEKKIWQITAGEEFDGVTVDGLDGAIWKSGNFLCFTMGSLNGPAWLLPALRYDQTYARALAKYSLNMANSMRLMQGHTLDWNRQDHKDWKDRFDPEFLLFYEALGSSEFSDKRMYSPNATGDPIRLGWGTPKVERKDYLAQKKEWFSKTSNNLGMYMGNHVGLLGAICEKTNVEGVLRWDCLKTEWLHEEAHPTFLYWNPHETSQEVSIRLSDKLKGPVDVYDSVSQKFVATALTSGQTIKMEADQAMVLVMVPQGAKISHDGSQLSANGIVIDYQLK from the coding sequence ATGGAAATAGATTTTAATTGTCATGGTTGTGGCTTGCAGTTGGCGGCTCCAATTGAGATGGCGGGCTTGCATGTGCGTTGTGATCATTGTGATGTGAAGCAAGAAGTGCCTGCGAGTTCACAAGAAATTAGTTTTGCTTGTGGGGGTTGCGCAAGATCTTTATCAGCTCCAATCAACTACGTAGGCTGCAAAGTTCGTTGCGATCATTGCGAAACAAAAATGCTTGTGCCAAAAGCGGGGGATGAAGCTCGAATCATAGAAGAGACAAAAATTCATGTAGCTTCTCATCCCACACCTTTAGATCCAGTAGATGTACATAGCCCTGAGCCAGAGCAGGAGATTGATTTAGAAAATATCATGGATCGTGAAGAAGTTTCTCACTTAGACACTGAAGATGACTTAGAAGTAGAAGATGAGTGGGTCGAAGAAACTCTTTCGAAAAGAGCTCAGAATGCACTTAAGAATCAAAAATCCAGAAGTCCTTTGCCCATTATTCTTGTGCTTATCTTCTTACTTGGAGGGGGCGCATTTTTTGCCTATAATTCCATGGATAAAAGTGGAGATTCATTAAGTCAAACCAATGAAGTAAATCTTGATGCGCCAGTGGAGCTTGGACCCGTAAAAGAGCCCGAAGAACTCAATCAAAATTTGGAGGTGTCAGAACCATTAAGCCAAAACAATATTGAAATTGTAGACCGCATGGTTCAAATGCCGAAACCGCTAGTCATGAGGGATTGGCTGGAAGTATCCCAGAAATATTATCAATACATTATGCGTCCTGGCTATGAACTTGATGGGCACTTACTGATGCAGGTTCAGCCACGTGGGAAAAATCCAGGACAGTTTGCGATTAGCGCAAATTACCTGCAGAGTCGTGCGGGCAAGAAGGCATGGGATTGTGAGTTTTACGATAATATGGAATTTGCGGGAACCGCAAGCGTGAGTCGTTTGGATGAGGATGTTAATTTTAACTGGAAGCACGGTAAACCTTTAGATGAAATTGCTCATGATCGCTTTACAGTGAGATGGTCAACGACTCTACAAGTACCTGAAAGTCGAACATATAAGTTCTTTTTGAAATCAGATGATGGCTCGCGTTTGAGTATAGATGGAAAGCAGGTCATGGGGAAACTCGATGGCTTGGTGAAGACCTCCCACCAAGCGCAACTTGAGAAAGGCAAAGAGTATAAGCTAGTTGTGGAATATAAAGAAGTAAGTGGCGATGCTTACGTCTACTTAAATTGGGATTATCAATCCGCAGAAGAATTCGAAGAAATGAAGCGCAATACCACATTTGATTTGCGCATGCCTTCGTATCGACATAGTAAGCCAGGTGGGGAGATTTTCACTAATGTTTCTTCAGTAGTGGGCGCAAAAATGGTGGGCTTAGATCCCGTTAAATTAGTGGGTTTTGACATACTAAAATCCGTTAAGCTTTGGTTTGATGAAAAGCATGGACTCTACCGTCATGGACCAGGACAGAAGAGTCCAGAACTGCACTCCGGGATCTATGGTTACTGGAGTTCTGTCTATGGCGTCATGCTAGCGGATCTTTTTCCCGAAGATCCAGATTTTCTCAATCAAGTGAAGGCGTCAACAAATGCCTTTTTAACTATTGCCAAAGGCTTGGGTTGCCCAGATAATCCCAATTTTGATACCTTAGGTTTTAATTTCGAGACGAATGGGCCCGGAGGACGTAAGGAGCCAATGAATCGCTACGGGAATTCTCCTATAGTGGCTTGGATGAACTTGTTGGGTTATCAGCTGCAAGGAAATGAAGAAATGCTGGAATGTGCACGTTCAGCGATGCGTTATTATACAGAAAATCCTGGACGTTATGAATTGACTCACGTAATGGCTCCTTATGTGGCATCTAAACTCAATGCAGAACATGGAGATCAATTTGATTTGGCATTGATTTACGATGTTTGGTTTGGTGGAGGCGGGGAAAAGAAAATCTGGCAAATTACAGCAGGAGAAGAATTCGATGGCGTGACCGTGGATGGGCTTGACGGGGCGATTTGGAAGAGCGGTAACTTTCTTTGTTTCACAATGGGCTCACTTAATGGTCCTGCATGGTTGCTACCCGCATTGCGCTACGATCAAACTTATGCCCGTGCTCTTGCCAAATATTCATTAAATATGGCCAATTCAATGCGCTTGATGCAGGGTCATACACTCGACTGGAATCGTCAGGATCACAAAGATTGGAAAGATAGATTTGACCCTGAATTCCTCTTGTTTTACGAAGCCTTGGGAAGCTCAGAGTTTAGTGACAAACGGATGTATAGTCCAAACGCAACGGGTGACCCCATTCGTTTGGGTTGGGGGACTCCTAAAGTAGAGCGTAAAGATTATTTAGCTCAGAAGAAAGAATGGTTTTCTAAAACTTCGAATAACCTCGGTATGTATATGGGTAATCACGTGGGTTTATTAGGTGCGATTTGTGAGAAGACGAACGTGGAAGGGGTCTTGCGTTGGGATTGCTTAAAAACGGAATGGTTACATGAAGAAGCTCACCCCACATTTTTGTATTGGAATCCTCACGAGACTAGTCAAGAAGTCAGCATAAGGCTGAGCGACAAACTTAAAGGACCAGTGGATGTCTATGATAGCGTCAGTCAAAAGTTTGTCGCCACAGCTCTGACTTCAGGTCAAACAATTAAAATGGAAGCAGATCAAGCCATGGTTTTAGTGATGGTACCGCAGGGAGCAAAAATTAGCCACGATGGTTCTCAGCTTAGCGCTAATGGCATAGTTATTGATTATCAGCTGAAGTGA
- a CDS encoding sulfatase family protein — translation MKFYSNFLLSVVMISLITPIAMAAGTTKRPNIILVMADDQGWGQTGYNGHALLKTPHLDAMAKAGLRMDRFYAAAPVCSPTRASVLTGRSPSRTGVKDHGINLCLQEKTLPQALQAVGYKTALFGKWHLNGVRGHGVPILKDDPNHPGHYGFDEWLSVTNFFDIDPLMSRNGEFEDLKGDSSEVVVAEALKFISKEKDSSKPFLAVIWYGSPHIPFYAFDEDMKDFPALKGARNKHLGELVALDRSVGSLRQGLRDMGIEKDTIVWYCSDNGGLKTDPDSCGDLRGYKTNIYEGGIRVPAIVEWPGQINPAVSSFPASTMDIFPTLVDMLDLPKSSLLEVHDGESINDLLKGKTPERKNPIPFLIKSKAALIDGDYKLVTSNIRTGFELYNLKDDFKEEKDLSKELPERFTKMKSEMEAFIESTKRSAEGADYPEGRVIQKARSEFWKNMDEYKPYFETFAKRPEFKGLAKSLNKTKKQKKQ, via the coding sequence ATGAAATTCTATTCAAATTTTTTGTTGTCGGTAGTGATGATATCTTTGATCACTCCCATCGCAATGGCCGCAGGAACGACTAAACGACCTAATATTATATTGGTTATGGCAGATGATCAGGGCTGGGGGCAGACTGGCTACAATGGTCATGCACTATTGAAGACTCCCCATCTTGATGCCATGGCGAAAGCTGGTCTCCGTATGGATAGGTTTTATGCAGCTGCTCCTGTTTGCTCACCAACGAGGGCCTCAGTATTGACCGGTAGAAGCCCTTCCAGGACTGGTGTCAAGGACCACGGTATTAATCTCTGTCTACAGGAAAAAACCCTACCACAGGCCCTACAAGCCGTCGGATACAAAACGGCCCTATTTGGAAAGTGGCATCTAAACGGTGTGCGAGGCCATGGAGTACCCATCTTAAAGGATGACCCCAATCATCCAGGACATTACGGGTTTGATGAATGGTTATCGGTCACCAACTTTTTTGATATCGATCCATTGATGAGTCGTAACGGTGAGTTTGAAGATCTAAAAGGAGATTCCTCCGAGGTAGTAGTCGCAGAGGCTCTAAAATTTATTTCTAAAGAGAAGGATTCATCAAAGCCTTTCCTGGCTGTTATTTGGTATGGATCACCCCATATTCCCTTTTACGCCTTTGATGAAGATATGAAGGATTTTCCCGCACTTAAGGGAGCTAGAAATAAACATTTAGGTGAACTCGTCGCACTCGATCGAAGTGTGGGTTCCTTGAGGCAGGGCTTACGGGACATGGGCATTGAGAAAGATACCATAGTATGGTACTGCAGTGATAATGGAGGATTGAAGACAGACCCCGACTCCTGTGGCGACCTGAGAGGATACAAGACCAATATTTATGAGGGGGGAATTAGGGTTCCAGCTATTGTTGAGTGGCCGGGTCAAATTAACCCTGCGGTTAGTTCGTTTCCTGCATCTACTATGGATATATTTCCCACCCTGGTTGACATGCTAGATCTACCAAAATCTTCACTATTAGAGGTGCATGATGGAGAAAGTATCAATGATCTTTTAAAGGGGAAGACTCCTGAGCGAAAAAATCCTATTCCATTTTTAATAAAGTCCAAGGCAGCATTAATTGACGGCGATTATAAATTAGTCACTTCTAATATTAGAACTGGTTTTGAACTCTACAATTTGAAGGATGACTTCAAGGAAGAAAAGGATTTATCAAAGGAACTTCCTGAACGATTTACAAAAATGAAATCGGAAATGGAAGCATTCATAGAATCAACAAAGAGAAGTGCAGAAGGTGCTGACTATCCTGAAGGCCGGGTAATACAGAAGGCGCGGAGTGAGTTTTGGAAAAATATGGATGAATATAAACCTTATTTCGAGACCTTTGCCAAACGCCCAGAGTTTAAGGGCTTGGCAAAATCACTAAATAAAACCAAAAAGCAAAAGAAGCAGTAA
- a CDS encoding arylsulfatase, producing the protein MHKLFALFTIFILPFFISADERPNIMLILVDDMGYSDLGCFGSEIDTPNLDKLASQGIKFTHFTNNSKCETTRTSLMSGRYHTETYKDNHSTVTIPENLGLAGYQNWMVGKWHIFDKPMDRGFERYFGFHEGATNFFNGEGTGGGYSYFEDEQPYEMPKDFYSTNAFTDYAIKYIDERKKEKPFFMYMAYNAPHYPLQAPKEDVMKYRGKYMEGWQALREKRFKRMKELNIIPQDMKLSKPESNIKSWDKLSQEVKEDMDLRMAAYAAMIDVVDQNIGRVVKKLDDEKILDNTLIIFLSDNGACPFDRTRKPTKKNNLMPWDPASYICYPASWANACNTPFRMYKQNQHEGGIATSMITHWPAGITVPGTFNRQRGHLIDFHATFRELAQVDYPSEYKGNKAAKVRGISLVPSFKGQKRPEHEFLYQNFSNRKTAFVMGKWKLINAKELYDLETDRIESNDLSESHPEQMQLMLTEWKKRDLELNHGRATVKKPQKKKKK; encoded by the coding sequence ATGCACAAACTTTTCGCACTTTTTACTATATTCATACTGCCCTTTTTTATAAGTGCCGATGAAAGACCGAACATCATGCTTATCCTTGTGGATGACATGGGTTATTCCGACCTTGGCTGTTTTGGTAGTGAGATTGATACGCCCAACCTAGACAAGCTCGCCTCTCAAGGAATTAAGTTCACGCACTTCACCAACAACTCCAAATGCGAAACAACGCGTACGAGCCTCATGTCAGGTCGCTACCATACTGAAACATACAAAGATAATCATAGCACGGTCACCATCCCCGAAAACCTCGGCTTAGCCGGCTACCAAAACTGGATGGTGGGTAAATGGCATATTTTTGATAAGCCCATGGACCGCGGTTTTGAACGTTATTTTGGTTTTCATGAGGGGGCAACCAACTTCTTTAACGGAGAAGGTACAGGTGGTGGTTACTCCTACTTTGAGGACGAACAACCCTACGAAATGCCCAAAGATTTTTATAGTACTAATGCCTTCACGGACTACGCCATCAAATACATAGATGAACGAAAGAAAGAAAAACCCTTCTTCATGTACATGGCCTATAATGCCCCCCACTACCCCCTTCAAGCACCGAAAGAAGATGTCATGAAATACCGTGGCAAGTACATGGAGGGTTGGCAAGCGCTTCGCGAAAAACGCTTTAAACGTATGAAAGAACTCAACATTATCCCCCAAGACATGAAACTTTCGAAACCAGAAAGCAATATCAAAAGCTGGGACAAACTTTCCCAGGAAGTCAAAGAAGACATGGATCTTCGCATGGCCGCTTATGCCGCCATGATTGATGTGGTCGATCAAAACATTGGTCGCGTGGTCAAAAAACTAGACGACGAAAAAATCCTCGACAATACTTTGATCATTTTTCTGAGTGATAATGGTGCCTGCCCCTTCGATAGAACTCGTAAACCCACTAAAAAAAATAATCTCATGCCATGGGATCCAGCTTCGTATATTTGCTACCCTGCCTCTTGGGCGAATGCTTGTAACACTCCCTTCCGTATGTATAAGCAAAACCAGCACGAAGGCGGCATTGCCACAAGCATGATTACTCACTGGCCTGCTGGCATTACAGTTCCAGGAACATTCAATCGTCAAAGAGGTCACCTCATTGATTTCCACGCGACTTTTCGCGAATTAGCCCAGGTTGATTACCCTTCAGAGTACAAAGGCAACAAAGCGGCCAAAGTTCGTGGGATTAGTTTAGTGCCAAGCTTCAAGGGCCAAAAACGCCCCGAACACGAATTCCTCTATCAGAATTTTTCTAACAGAAAAACAGCCTTCGTCATGGGCAAGTGGAAATTAATCAATGCCAAAGAACTCTACGACCTCGAAACTGACCGTATCGAAAGCAATGACCTAAGCGAAAGTCACCCTGAGCAAATGCAGCTCATGTTAACTGAATGGAAAAAGCGTGACCTCGAGTTAAATCACGGTCGTGCCACAGTCAAAAAGCCACAGAAAAAGAAGAAAAAGTAA